From one Anguilla rostrata isolate EN2019 chromosome 12, ASM1855537v3, whole genome shotgun sequence genomic stretch:
- the sgsm2 gene encoding small G protein signaling modulator 2: protein MGSTTDQEFKDKLLWNVKREVKQLMEEAVTKKFVHEDSSHVIALCSTIEACLGHMLKRRAAGFLRSDKIAALFTKMGKVNETVGEVCRKVQEQLQQQAEATRRMQSSAQACRRRRIAAAEALGGPAPSRPGHKAHLGVCTECCSVQGGEVSVLSVGLSSLCSQYYEKEALMHDLVCGPILAALLVGPCALEYTKLKTSDHFWTDPSANELVQRHRIHGAHRGQDPSPSRRPALGIRKRQSSGSMSEDRFAASAREYVESLHQNSRTHLLYGKNNVLVQPKKDMEVLRGYLSLHQAGENLTLKWTPNQLINGTLGDCHLENSIYWDYALTVPIRQIVCLHCHQRADSGGTLVLVSQDGIQRPPLLFPPGGHLLAFLSCLESGLLPRGQLEPPLWSQRGKGKVFPKLRKRNSTARLGGEEVGREEEVAADYVFRIVYPGHRHESITINYHHTTGSRAPSLDDDEEEEDRLHAMISMICSRNLTDSNAMKDHGEMLEGQAFGGSPLSWQQGECSSHMSSCLSCSTGGSSASIELPPGCTCIHDRIPLKMLCQNMKRQIVSRAFYGWLAYCRHLSTVRTHLSALVNHSIVPPDKPCEASGGLSKDVWSKYQKDRKNYKELELLRLVYYGGVEHEIRKEVWPFLLGHYRFGMSKKDMTQIDEKITARYEQVMREWKACEVIVKQREKESTSAILAKLSSGSSIDSHVLRLIHRDSTLSNEVRRHFTHTRAHIHAHAHTHTHTTMPASFSSYTIELLDTVALNLHRIDKDVQRCDRNYYYFTPANLEKLRNIMCSYVWEHLQVGYVQGMCDLLAPLMVILEDECLAYSCFTQLMKRMSQNFPSGGAMDTHFANMRSLIQILDSELFELMQQNGDYTHFYFCYRWFLLDFKREMLYEDVFSVWEVIWVAPRISSRHFVLFIALALVEVYREIIRDNNMDFTDIIKFFNGELLTAVCVYVCV, encoded by the exons gTACGATTGAGGCCTGTCTGGGGCACATGCTGAAGCGACGGGCTGCGGGTTTTCTGCGCAGCGATAAGATCGCTGCTCTCTTCACTAAGATGGGGAAGGTGAATGAGACAGTGGGGGAGGTGTGCCGCAAggtgcaggagcagctgcagcagcaagCCGAGGCCACCAG gaggatGCAGAGCTCAGCTCAGGCATGCCGGCGGCGCAGGATCGCCGCGGCTGAAGCACTGGGCGGCCCTGCCCCCTCTCGCCCAGGCCATAAAGCACATCTGG gtgtctgtactgagtgttGCTCTGTGCAGGGGGGTGAggtgtctgtactgagtgttGGTCTGTCGTCTCTCTGCAGTCAGTACTACGAGAAGGAAGCTCTGATGCACGACTTGGTCTGTGGTCCCATCCTGGCAGCTCTGCTGG ttGGGCCTTGTGCGCTGGAGTACACCAAGTTAAAAACCTCGGATCACTTCTGGACCGACCCGTCAGCCAATGAGCTGGTCCAGAGACACCGGATCCACGGGGCCCACCGGGGCCAGGACCCCTCGCCCAGCAGGAGGCCCGCCCTGGGG ATCCGGAAGCGGCAGTCCAGCGGCAGCATGTCGGAGGACAGGTTCGCTGCGTCGGCGCGTGAATACGTGGAGTCGCTGCACCAGAACTCACGAACGCACCTGCTCTACGGCAAGAACAACGTGCTGGTGCAGCCG aagaAGGACATGGAGGTTTTGCGGGGgtacctctctctccaccaggcGGGGGAGAACCTCACCCTCAAGTGGACCCCAAATCAGCTGATCAACGGAACGCTGGGAGACTGCCACCTGGAGAACAG tatATACTGGGACTATGCTCTGACTGTGCCTATCCGCCAGATCGTGTGCCTCCACTGTCATCAGCGAG CGGACTCCGGGGGCACCCTGGTGCTGGTGAGCCAGGACGGCATCCAGCGCCCCCCCTTGCTCTTCCCCCCCGGGGGACACCTGCTGGCCTTCCTGTCCTGCCTGGAAAGCGGCCTGCTCCCCCGCGGGCAGCTGGAGCCCCCCCTCTGGTCCCAGCGGGGCAAg ggtaAGGTCTTCCCcaagctgaggaagaggaacagtACGGCCCGtcttgggggggaggaggtggggagagaggaggaggtggctGCTGACTACGTCTTCCGCATCGTCTACCCTGGCCACCGCCACGAGTCCA TCACTATAAACTACCACCACACGACGGGCAGTCGCGCGCCCTCGCTGGACgacgacgaggaggaggaagatagACTTCACGCAATGATCTCAATGATCTGCTCGCGGAACCTCACAGACTCAAATGCCATGAAAG accatGGGGAGATGCTGGAGGGACAGGCCTTTGGGGGAAGCCCGTTGTCATGGCAGCAGGGAGAGTGCAGCAGCCACATGTCGTCCTGCCTGTCCTGCTCCACCGGGGGCAGCAGCGCGTCCATCGAGCTTCCCCCCGGCTGCACCTGCATCCACGACCG gaTTCCTCTGAAGATGCTGTGCCAGAACATGAAGAGGCAGATCGTCTCCAGGGCCTTTTACGGCT ggCTGGCGTACTGTCGGCACCTGTCCACCGTGCGCACACACCTGTCAGCGCTGGTCAACCACAGCATCGTCCCGCCTGACAAGCCCTGCGAGGCGTCAGGGGGTCTGAGTAAGGACGTCTGGAGCAAGTACCAGAAGGACCGCAAG AACTACAAAGAGCTGGAGCTCCTGCGATTGGTCTACTACGGAGGGGTGGAGCACGAGATCAGGAAAGAGGTGTGGCCTTTCCTGTTGGGCCATTACAGGTTTGGCATGAGCAAGAAGGACATGACACAG ATCGATGAGAAGATCACGGCCAGGTATGAACAGGTGATGCGGGAGTGGAAGGCGTGTGAGGTCATAGTGaagcagagggagaaggagTCAACATCGGCCATCTTGGCCAAACTGTCCTCTGGGAGCAGCATCGACAGCCACGTCCTGAGACTCATCCACAGAGACTCAACTCTGAGCAACGAGGTGAGAagacacttcacacacacacgcgcacacatacatgcacacgcacacacacacacacacac TACCATGCCCGCGTCTTTCTCCTCATACACG ATTGAGCTGCTGGACACTGTAGCTCTAAACCTCCACAGGATCGACAAGGACGTCCAGCGCTGCGACCGCAATTACTACTACTTCACCCCCGCCAACCTGGAGAAACTGCGCAACATCATGTGCAG TTACGTGTGGGAGCACCTGCAGGTGGGGTATGTCCAGGGCATGTGTGACCTGCTGGCCCCGCTAATGGTCATTCTGGAAGATG aatgccttgcatACAGCTGCTTCACCCAGTTGATGAAGAGGATGAGCCAGAACTTCCCCAGCGGGGGCGCCATGGATACTCACTTTGCGAACATGAGGTCGCTGATACAG ATCCTGGACTCAGAGCTGTTTGAGCTGATGCAACAGAATGGGGACTACACACACTTCTACTTCTGCTACCGCTGGTTCCTCCTGGACTTCAAACGAG AGATGCTCTATGAGGACGTGTTTTCGGTGTGGGAGGTGATCTGGGTGGCTCCTCGGATCTCTTCCCGGCACTTTGTCCTGTTCATCGCCCTGGCGCTGGTGGAGGTGTACCGGGAGATCATCCGCGACAACAACATGGACTTCACCGACATCATCAAGTTTTTCAACGGTGAGTTActgactgctgtgtgtgtgtatgtgtgtgtctaa